In Dioscorea cayenensis subsp. rotundata cultivar TDr96_F1 chromosome 26, TDr96_F1_v2_PseudoChromosome.rev07_lg8_w22 25.fasta, whole genome shotgun sequence, the following proteins share a genomic window:
- the LOC120253175 gene encoding EG45-like domain containing protein produces MANIFQPEHQYHFFPWFFLFMIVLSLLPCSTLADVGTAASYGPPYNPTACFNGDPGQFPADSLFAAVGEGIWDNGAACGREYIVRCLSSATPGACLADSTVRVLVLDRGTVLHSSPSANDTTIVLSKQAFRKISTLSAPVINVEFAVV; encoded by the exons ATGGCAAATATTTTTCAGCCTGAGCACCAGTACCATTTTTTCCCATGGTTCTTCCTGTTCATGATTGTGCTGTCACTGCTGCCCTGCTCTACGCTTGCAGACGTTGGGACTGCTGCATCTTACGGCCCTCCATACAACC CAACGGCGTGCTTTAATGGGGACCCTGGTCAGTTCCCGGCGGACAGTTTGTTTGCGGCTGTAGGTGAGGGGATCTGGGACAATGGCGCTGCTTGTGGCCGTGAGTACATAGTTCGGTGCCTGAGCTCAGCTACTCCAGGGGCTTGTCTGGCGGACAGCACCGTGCGGGTACTTGTGCTTGACCGTGGCACCGTGCTGCATTCCAGCCCTTCGGCTAACGACACCACCATAGTCCTCTCCAAACAAGCCTTTCGGAAGATTTCCACCCTCTCTGCTCCAGTCATCAACGTTGAATTTGCAGT GGTATGA
- the LOC120253082 gene encoding probable boron transporter 7: MEHIRTPMKGILKDIKRRASYYSHDWTGGFRSGLRILAPTMYIFFASALPVIAFGEQLSKDTDGALSTVETLASTAICGILHSIFGGQPMLILGVAEPTVIMYSYLYSFAKGREDLGSRLFLAWAGWVCIWTALMLVLLAVFNACAVISRFTRIAGELFGMLITVLFLQEAIKGVVSEFEIPKGEDQSQPLYQFQWLYTNGLLAVIFSSGVVFTALKSRGARSWRYGTGWLRSFIADYGVPLMILVWSALSYAVPGKVPSGVPRRLFSPLPWDTNSLYHWTVAKDLLHVPPIYIFAAIVPAIMVAGLYFFDHSVASQMAQQKEFNLKKPSAYHYDLLVLAIMVLICGLVGLPPSNGVLPQSPMHTKSLAVLKKQLIRKKMIKTAKEGIRLQATKSQIYGKMQEVFLEMDQGGHTNSVVKELENLKDAVMRHNGGAGEFESHFDPERQIEDAHLPVRVNEQRVTNLFQSLLVGACLGAMPVIKMIPTSVLWGYFAYMAIDSLPGNQFWERILLIFVTPRRRFKVLEGDHVSFVELVPFKQIAAFTLFQFVYFLLCFGLTWIPIAGILFPLPFFLLISIREHLLPKLFHPDYLKELDAAEYEEIPGAPHRDHSITFTERETSTSGDDDTEEEEEEEEEEEVCDAEILDELTTRRGELKHRTRSFSEDRFLQVHPEKGGPQE, from the exons atggagCACATCAGGACTCCCATGAAGGGAATCCTCAAGGATATCAAGCGAAGAGCATCATACTATAGTCATGACTGGACCGGTGGATTTCGTTCTGGATTaag GATATTGGCTCCTACTATGTACATCTTCTTTGCTTCTGCTCTTCCGGTTATCGCCTTCGGTGAACAACTAAGTAAAGATACAG ATGGAGCATTAAGCACGGTTGAGACTTTAGCTTCGACAGCCATCTGTGGTATTCTGCATTCAATATTTGGTGGACAACCCATGTTAATCTTAGGAGTTGCAGAGCCCACTGTAATCATGTACTCTTACCTATACTCTTTTGCCAAAGGACGGGAAGATCTCGGTTCTCGTCTTTTCTTGGCTTGGGCTggatg GGTTTGTATCTGGACAGCTCTGATGCTAGTACTTCTTGCGGTGTTCAATGCATGCGCTGTTATTAGCAGGTTTACCAGGATAGCAGGAGAGCTCTTTGGGATGTTAATCACTGTTCTATTTTTGCAAGAAGCCATCAAG GGAGTTGTTAGTGAGTTTGAAATACCAAAAGGTGAAGACCAGAGTCAGCCACTGTACCAGTTCCAATGGCTATACACGAATGGGTTACTGGCGGTCATATTCTCTTCTGGAGTTGTATTTACTGCATTGAAGAGTAGAGGGGCGAGGTCATGGCGTTATGGCACTG GGTGGCTGAGGAGCTTCATTGCAGACTACGGGGTTCCATTGATGATTTTAGTTTGGTCAGCATTGTCTTATGCTGTCCCAGGCAAAGTCCCTTCTGGAGTTCCCAGAAGGCTCTTCAGTCCACTTCCCTGGGACACTAATTCATTATATCACTGGACTGTTGCAAAG GATCTGCTGCATGTTCCCCCGATTTACATATTTGCTGCCATCGTACCAGCCATTATGGTTGCAGGACTTTACTTTTTTGACCACAGTGTTGCCTCTCAAATGGCTCAGCAGAAAGAGTTCAATCTCAAGAAGCCATCAGCTTATCACTATGACTTGCTAGTCCTTGCGATTATG GTGTTGATTTGCGGGTTGGTGGGACTCCCTCCTTCAAATGGGGTGCTTCCACAGTCACCTATGCACACCAAGAGCCTTGCTGTTCTCAAGAAGCAG TTGATTCGCAAGAAGATGATTAAGACCGCAAAGGAGGGCATACGGCTCCAAGCTACCAAGTCACAGATATATGGCAAGATGCAAGAGGTCTTCCTAGAAATGGACCAAGGCGGCCAT ACAAACTCAGTAGTAAAAGAGCTGGAGAACTTGAAAGACGCTGTAATGAGACACAATGGTGGTGCAGGAGAGTTTGAAAGTCATTTTGATCCAGAGAGACAGATTGAAGACGCTCACCTGCCTGTTCGGGTGAATGAACAGAGGGTGACCAACCTGTTCCAGTCCCTTCTTGTGGGTGCTTGCCTCGGAGCCATGCCTGTCATCAAGATGATACCCACATCCGTTCTTTGGGGTTATTTTGCTTACATGGCTATTGATAGCCTTCCTGGCAACCAGTTCTGGGAGAGGATATTACTCATTTTTGTCACTCCTCGCAGGCGTTTCAa GGTTCTTGAAGGTGACCATGTTTCTTTTGTGGAGTTGGTTCCATTCAAACAAATAGCTGCTTTCACTCTGTTCCAGTTTGTATATTTTTTGCTGTGCTTTGGGCTGACATGGATACCAATAGCTGGAATACTTTTCCCATTGCCATTCTTCCTGTTGATCAGCATCAGAGAGCATCTTCTCCCAAAACTTTTTCACCCAGATTACCTTAAGGAATTGGATGCAGCCGAGTACGAGGAAATTCCTGGTGCACCTCACCGTGACCACAGCATCACATTTACG GAAAGGGAAACATCTACATCTGGTGATGATGACacagaagaggaagaggaagaggaagaggaagaggaggtgTGTGATGCTGAGATATTGGATGAGCTAACAACCAGGAGGGGTGAACTTAAACATAGAACCAGAAGTTTCTCTGAAGACAGGTTCCTTCAG GTTCATCCGGAGAAGGGGGGCCCACAAGAGTGA
- the LOC120253163 gene encoding potassium channel AKT1-like, with translation MAEGNRGRRVFNVPAMCGRELEAELSRDGSHYSLSSGMLPSLGARSNRRVKLRRFILSPYDRRYRAWETFLIILVIYSAWVSPFEFGFLERPKGGLAIADNVVNGFFAIDIVLTFFVAYLDRATYLLVDKPKKIAWRYTTSWFILDVASTIPSEVARKILPHKLRSYGFFNMLRLWRLRRVSSLFARLEKDRNFNYFWVRCAKLICVTLFAVHCAGCFYYLLAARYHDPSMTWIGASMPDFRERSLWIRYVTSMYWSITTLTTVGYGDLHAQNTREMIFDTFYMLFNLGLTAYLIGNMTNLVVHGTSRTRKFRDTIQAASGFAKRNQLPGRLQDQMLAHLCLKFRTDSEGLQQQETLDALPKAIRSSISHFLFYSLVLKVYLFRGVSDDLLFQLVSEMKAEYFPPREDVILQNEAPTDFYIVVTGSVDIIEHTNATEKIVREARTGDLVGEIGVLCYRPQPFTVRTKKLCQLLRLNRTTFLSIIQSNVGDGTIIMNNLLQFLKGQKDPLMEGVLRETENMLARGRMDLPLTLCFAAIRGDDLLLHQLLKRGLDPNESDNNRRSALHIACSKGSENCVLLLLDYGADPNIKDSEGSVPLWEAILGKHEAIIHLLVDNGANLSAGDIGQFACTAAEQNSLELLEDIVRYGGDVTVTRMDGTTALHLAVCEGNVEMAKFLVEHGADIDKADMNGWTARDLADQQGHDEIKAIFEAKNARDNKSSTTADSLQAPQLVGKFSSEPSIRHANFEATPSPSPSPSPSPSPSPGDAIFSRKGHRWQKASNFHNSLFGIMSAAHANNVSAPLSSMVPTRCAGVSAVHHHPPKRVTVSCPEKSGMADKLVLLPSSLNELRQVGARKFGFLPSMVFTRDGAEIDDINVIRDGDQLVLVSDSWLRGDGNNTSQV, from the exons ATGGCTGAGGGGAACAGGGGGAGAAGGGTGTTCAATGTGCCAGCAATGTGTGGCCGGGAGTTAGAGGCTGAGCTTTCCCGGGATGGGAGTCATTACAGCCTCTCCAGCGGGATGCTTCCATCTCTCGGTGCCAGGAGCAATCGAAGGGTTAAGCTTCGGAGGTTCATCTTGTCCCCTTATGATCGTCGTTATAg AGCATGGGAGACATTTCTTATTATTCTGGTCATATATTCTGCTTGGGTATCTCCTTTTGAGTTTGGGTTTCTGGAAAGACCAAAGGGAGGCCTAGCTATTGCTGATAACGTTGTTAATGGATTTTTTGCCATTGACATCGTCTTGACCTTCTTTGTGGCCTACCTGGATAGAGCAACATATCTTCTCGTagacaaaccaaaaaaaattgcttGGAGGTACACAACCAGCTGGTTTATTCTAGATGTTGCTTCAACTATCCCATCTGAGGTCGCTCGCAAAATTCTGCCTCATAAACTCAGATCATATGGGTTTTTTAACATGCTTCGGCTTTGGCGTCTCCGGAGAGTCAGCTCGCTTTTTGCCAG GTTGGAGAAAGACAGGAACTTTAATTACTTCTGGGTTCGATGTGCAAAGCTCATCTGT GTTACTCTCTTTGCTGTTCACTGTGCGGGATGCTTCTATTATCTTCTTGCAGCGAGATATCATGACCCCAGTATGACATGGATTGGGGCGTCCATGCCAGACTTCCGTGAAAGAAGTTTATGGATTCGCTATGTTACATCAATGTATTGGTCAATCACGACCCTCACAACTGTTGGGTATGGAGATTTGCACGCTCAAAACACAAGAGAGATGATTTTTGACACCTTTTACATGctctttaatcttggattaACGGCATATTTGATTGGAAATATGACCAACCTAGTTGTTCACGGCACCAGCAGAACTAGGAAATTT AGGGATACCATTCAAGCCGCCTCAGGTTTTGCAAAGAGAAACCAGCTTCCTGGACGGTTGCAAGATCAGATGTTGGCGCACTTGTGTTTGAAGTTCAGGACAGACTCAGAGGGTCTTCAGCAACAAGAGACACTTGATGCTCTTCCTAAAGCCATCAGATCCAGCATTTCCCATTTTCTGTTCTATTCTCTTGTCCTTAAGGTGTATTTATTCCGTGGTGTTTCTGATGATCTACTCTTCCAACTT GTTTCTGAAATGAAAGCCGAGTACTTTCCTCCGAGGGAGGATGTGATTCTGCAGAATGAAGCACCTACCGATTTCTACATAGTAGTCACTGGCAGTGTG GATATAATAGAGCACACGAATGCAACTGAAAAG ATTGTTAGGGAGGCCAGGACAGGTGATTTGGTTGGAGAAATCGGAGTGCTTTGCTACAGACCTCAGCCATTCACAGTTCGCACCAAAAAATTGTGTCAGCTGTTGCGCTTAAATCGCACCACATTCCTAAGTATAATTCAATCAAATGTCGGGGATGGAACTATAATCATGAACAATCTTCTGCAG TTCTTGAAAGGGCAGAAAGACCCTTTAATGGAAGGCGTCCTGAGAGAGACAGAAAATATGCTGGCGCGAGGCCGAATGGACTTGCCTCTGACTTTATGTTTTGCTGCAATTAGAGGAGATGACCTCTTATTACATCAGCTCCTAAAGCGTGGTTTAGATCCAAATGAATCAGACAATAATCGGCGGAGCGCATTG CATATTGCATGTTCCAAAGGAAGCGAGAACTGTGTTCTTCTCCTTCTAGATTACGGGGCAGATCCCAACATCAAAG ATTCAGAAGGAAGTGTTCCGCTGTGGGAAGCGATACTTGGCAAACATGAGGCGATCATCCATTTGCTGGTAGACAATGGTGCAAACCTCTCTGCGGGTGACATAGGCCAGTTTGCATGTACTGCTGCGGAGCAAAACAGCTTGGAGCTTCTTGAAGATATAGTTCGTTATGGAGGGGATGTGACCGTTACAAGGATGGATGGCACCACTGCTCTGCACTTAGCTGTCTGTGAAGGAAATGTTGAAATGGCCAAGTTTTTAGTGGAACATGGAGCTGACATTGATAAAGCAGACATGAATGGCTGGACAGCCAGAGATCTTGCTGACCAACAAGGCCATGATGAGATAAAAGCCATCTTTGAAGCCAAAAACGCACGTGATAACAAATCTTCCACCACGGCCGACTCGTTACAAGCTCCTCAACTGGTTGGGAAGTTTAGCAGTGAACCTTCAATACGCCATGCCAACTTTGAAGCcacaccatcaccatcaccatcaccatcaccatcaccatcaccatcacctgGAGATGCAATCTTCTCCAGGAAAGGCCACCGATGGCAGAAGGCTAGTAATTTTCACAACTCCTTATTCGGGATCATGTCAGCTGCGCATGCTAATAATGTCAGTGCACCTCTCTCTTCCATGGTGCCTACAAGGTGTGCAGGCGTCTCAGCTGTTCACCATCACCCTCCCAAACGAGTTACTGTTAGCTGCCCAGAGAAAAGTGGCATGGCAGACAAACTTGTGCTACTGCCTAGCTCACTCAATGAGCTGCGACAAGTTGGTGCAAGGAAATTTGGCTTCTTACCAAGCATGGTCTTCACCAGAGATGGAGCTGAGATTGATGACATAAATGTCATTAGGGACGGTGATCAACTTGTTTTGGTTAGCGACAGTTGGTTGAGAGGAGATGGTAATAACACCTCACAAGTTTGA